In Oryza brachyantha chromosome 1, ObraRS2, whole genome shotgun sequence, the following are encoded in one genomic region:
- the LOC102705773 gene encoding isoflavone reductase homolog IRL-like, whose amino-acid sequence MTMTKTTSGGSKILVIGGTGTIGRHIVAASLEAGHPTLVLVRRSPAPAAAAAGVDPDKAKLLASLEASGATLVYGDMNDHESLVAAIKRADVVISAVGHRGTVELDGQLKVVDAIKEAGNIKRFVPSEYGCDVEQAEAATLEPARSIIAAKVRVREAVRAAAIPHTFICSYWAHGFMLPRLGDPLVDRPPATAAVVYGDDTQRAIFVDEKDMSAVAIRAVDDERALNKILYVRPAANKLSLGQLVRLWEKKSGSTLEKLYVSDQQLAKKVQESPFPVNFQLAMVHSTLVAGVCEQAINPAVGAEATELYPDMDFLTVDDYLDGLLSI is encoded by the exons atgacgatgacgaagacgacgagcggcggcagtAAAATCCTGGTGATCGGCGGCACGGGGACCATCGGGCGGCACATCGTCGCGGCGAGCCTCGAGGCCGGCCACCCGACGCTCGTGCTCgtgcgccgctcgccggcgcccgccgccgccgccgccggcgtcgacccCGACAAGGCCAAGCTCCTGGCGTCTCTCGAGGCCAGCGGAGCCACCCTTGTCTAC GGCGACATGAACGACCACGAGAGCTTGGTGGCGGCGATCAAGCGGGCGGACGTCGTGATCtccgccgtcggccaccgtgggACGGTGGAGCTCGACGGCCAGCTTAAGGTCGTCGACGCCATAAAGGAAGCCGGAAATATTAAg agattCGTGCCGTCGGAGTACGGGTGCGACGTGGagcaggcggaggcggcgacccTGGAGCCGGCGAGGAGCATCATCGCCGCCAAGGTCCGCGTCCGCGAGGCCGTCAgggccgccgccatcccccACACCTTCATCTGCAGCTACTGGGCCCACGGCTTCATGCTCCCCCGCCTCGGCGACCCCCTCGTCGACCGCcctccggccaccgccgccgtcgtctacGGCGACGACACCCAGCGAG CCATTTTCGTGGACGAGAAGGACATGAGCGCGGTGGCGATAAGGGCCGTGGACGACGAGCGGGCGCTGAACAAGATCCTGTAcgtgcggccggcggcgaacaAGCTGTCGCTGGGCCAGCTCGTCCGCCTCTGGGAGAAGAAGTCCGGCAGCACCCTCGAGAAACTCTACGTCTCCGACCAGCAGCTGGCCAAGAAAGTGCAAG AGTCTCCGTTCCCGGTGAACTTCCAGCTGGCGATGGTGCACTCGACGCTGGTGGCCGGCGTGTGCGAGCAGGCCATCAACCCGGccgtcggggcggaggcgacggagcTCTACCCGGACATGGACTTCCTCACCGTCGACGACTACCTCGACGGCCTCCTCTCAATCtag